The following coding sequences lie in one Arachis ipaensis cultivar K30076 chromosome B05, Araip1.1, whole genome shotgun sequence genomic window:
- the LOC107643469 gene encoding DExH-box ATP-dependent RNA helicase DExH15 chloroplastic, whose product MTTEILRNMLYQSVGNISSGGGLLHVDVIVLDEVHYLSDISRGTVWEEIVIYCPKEVQLICLSATVANPDELAGWIGQIHGSTELVTSSKRPVPLTWHFSLKNSLLPLLDEKGTRMNRKLSLNYLQLQGAGVKSYNDDWPRRKNSRRRGTRYDSDGSTLENRSLSKNNINAIRRSQVPQIIDTLWQLQSRDMLPAIWFIFSRKGCDAAVQYVENCNLLDECETSEVELALKRFRIQYPDAVRETAVKGLLQGVAAHHAGCLPLWKAFIEELFQRGLVKVVFATETLAAGINMPARTAVISSLSKRGDSGRVQLSTNELLQMAGRAGRRGIDESGHVVLIQTPNEGAEECCKVLFAGLEPLVSQFTASFGMVLNLLAGVKAIHRSNESDDGRPSSGRTLEEARKLVEQSFGNYVSSNVMLAAKEEINKIEKEIEILMSEITDEAIDKRSRKALSQRQYKEIAELQEQLRAEKRVRAELRKQMEATRISALKPLLEDPENGHLPFLCLQYTDSEGTQHSLPAVFLGKVDSLNASKLKKLVSSADSFAINLGDAEPSITDSVLDDGLEPSYHVALGSDNSWYLFTEKWIKTVYGTGFPNVPLAQGDALPREIMSTLLDKEDMKWDNLAQSAYGGLWFMEGSLDTWSWSLNVPVLSSFSESDELLLKSQAYRDAVERYKDQRNKVSRLKKKISRTEGYKEYSKVIDAVKFTEEKIRRLQNRSKRLTNRIEQIEPSGWKEFMQVSNVIHETRALDKNTQVIFPLGETAAAIRGENELWLAMVLRSKILLELKPPQLAAVCASLVSEGIKLRPWKNNSYIYEPTTTVMNVIKLLDEQRSALLTIQEKHGVMIPCCLDSQFCGMVEAWASGLTWREIMMDCAMDEGDLARLLRRTIDLLAQIPKLADIDPLLQRNAKAAYDAMDRPPISELAG is encoded by the exons ATGACCACAGAGATTTTGCGCAACATGTTATATCAGAG TGTTGGTAATATTTCTTCAGGAGGCGGACTTCTCCATGTTGATGTGATTGTTTTGGATGAAGTTCATTACCTTAGTGACATATCTCGTGGTACTGTTTGGGAAGAGATT GTTATTTATTGCCCTAAAGAAGTTCAACTAATTTGTTTGTCAGCAACTGTTGCAAATCCTGATGAGTTGGCTGGCTGGATTGGCCAG ATTCATGGTTCAACAGAATTGGTAACATCATCAAAACGCCCAGTTCCACTAACTTGGCATTTCTCTTTGAAAAATTCCTTATTGCCACTTCTTGATGAGAAAGGAACACGCATGAACAG GAAGCTGTCTCTCAATTATTTACAACTTCAAGGTGCAGGGGTCAAATCTTACAATGATGATTGGCCTAGAAGAAAGAATTCCCGGAGACGAGGAACGAGGTACGATAGTGATGGTAGCACACTGGAAAATCGTTCTCTTTCAAAGAATAATATAAATGCAATTCGTCGTTCACAG GTTCCTCAAATAATTGATACTCTATGGCAACTTCAGTCTAGGGATATGCTGCCAGCTATATGGTTTATATTTAGCAGAAAGGGCTGTGATGCAGCTGTGCAATATGTTGAAAATTGCAATCTTTTAGATGAGTGTGAAACAAGTGAGGTTGAACTTGCCTTGAAGAGGTTCCGCATTCAATATCCTGATGCTGTCAGAGAAACTGCTGTGAAAGGACTTCTGCAAGGAGTTGCTGCACATCATGCGGGTTGTCTTCCCTTGTGGAAAGCTTTCATTGAAGAATTGTTTCAAAGAGGGCTTGTCAAGGTTGTTTTTGCAACAGAAACACTGGCTGCAGGAATCAACATGCCAGCTAGAACTGCTGTTATTTCATCCCTCAGCAAAAGAGGTGATAGTGGACGTGTCCAGTTAAGCACAAATGAACTGCTTCAGATGGCTGGGCGTGCTGGGCGAAGGGGCATTGATGAAAGTGGTCATGTGGTGCTCATACAGACACCTAATGAGGGTGCTGAAGAGTGCTGCAAGGTGCTGTTTGCTGGACTTGAGCCCCTAGTCTCACAATTTACTGCTTCGTTTGGAATGGTTTTAAATCTTCTTGCAGGTGTGAAAGCCATTCATAGGTCAAATGAGTCAGATGATGGGAGACCTTCATCAGGGAGAACTTTGGAAGAAGCTAGGAAGTTAGTTGAGCAGAGTTTTGGAAATTACGTTAGTAGCAATGTTATGCTGGCTGCTAAAGAGGAAATTAAtaaaattgagaaagaaattgagATTCTGATGTCAGAAATAACTGATGAAGCCATAGATAAAAGAAGCAGGAAAGCTTTATCACAGCGACAATATAAGGAGATTGCAGAATTGCAGGAGCAGTTAAGGGCAGAAAAACGTGTTCGGGCTGAACTGCGTAAACAGATGGAAGCAACAAGAATATCTGCTCTAAAACCTTTGTTGGAAGACCCTGAAAATGGACATCTACCATTTTTGTGCTTGCAGTACACAGATTCTGAAGGAACTCAACATTCACTGCCTGCTGTGTTTCTGGGGAAGGTTGACTCACTTAATGCTTCAAAACTTAAGAAATTGGTATCTTCTGCTGATTCTTTTGCAATAAATTTAGGTGATGCGGAACCAAGCATTACTGATTCAGTATTGGATGATGGCCTTGAACCATCATACCATGTGGCTCTTGGTTCTGATAACTCTTGGTATCTATTTACAGAAAAGTGGATTAAAACAGTATATGGGACTGGCTTTCCTAACGTTCCATTGGCTCAAGGGGATGCTCTACCACGAGAAATTATGAGCACTCTCCTTGATAAGGAGGACATGAAGTGGGATAATCTTGCGCAATCTGCCTATGGTGGTTTATGGTTCATGGAAGGCTCTTTAGATACATGGTCTTGGAGTCTGAATGTTCCTGTTTTGAGTAGCTTCTCTGAAAGTGATGAGCTACTGCTAAAGTCTCAAGCCTACAGAGATGCTGTAGAGCGTTACAAGGATCAAAGAAATAAAGTTTCACGCTTGAAGAAAAAGATTTCTCGTACAGAAGGCTACAAAGAATACAGTAAAGTCATAGACGCAGTCAAGTTTACTGAGGAGAAAATCAGGCGCTTGCAGAATAGATCAAAACGTTTAACTAATCGAATAGAACAAATTGAACCCTCCGGATGGAAGGAGTTTATGCAGGTTAGCAATGTCATACATGAAACCAGAGCATTGGACAAAAACACGCAGGTCATATTTCCACTTGGGGAAACTGCAGCAGCAATCCGAGGAGAAAACGAGCTTTGGCTTGCAATGGTTCTTCGCAGCAAAATTCTTCTAGAGCTAAAACCTCCACAACTTGCTGCAGTTTGTGCAAGCTTGGTCTCTGAGGGTATCAAACTCCGACCATGGAAGAATAACAGTTACATTTACGAGCCAACCACAACAGTTATGAATGTCATAAAGTTATTGGATGAACAAAGAAGCGCCCTGTTGACCATTCAGGAGAAACATGGGGTGATGATACCTTGCTGTTTGGATAGCCAGTTTTGCGGTATGGTTGAAGCATGGGCTTCTGGGTTGACTTGGAGAGAGATAATGATGGATTGTGCGATGGACGAAGGCGATCTTGCTCGCCTCCTTCGTAGGACTATTGATCTGCTAGCTCAGATTCCAAAATTGGCAGACATTGATCCTTTGTTGCAGCGCAATGCAAAGGCTGCATATGATGCCATGGACCGGCCGCCAATTAGTGAGCTTGCCGGgtag
- the LOC107643468 gene encoding DExH-box ATP-dependent RNA helicase DExH15 chloroplastic (The sequence of the model RefSeq protein was modified relative to this genomic sequence to represent the inferred CDS: added 56 bases not found in genome assembly) codes for MVVVATAPATSTPFILSLLPTRHTPLPFTRAATTLPFSLLLRHRSVLSSLRFQISFKSPSSTLHEADEDEEGEQDFEENEEDDEFEYDDDEDVAADEYDDVSSEAYDGAVSDEGEEAFEAARLGNDGTFKWQRVEKLCKEVREFGSDIIDVDELASVYDFRIDKFQRLAIHAFLRGSSVVVSAPTSSGKTLIAESAAVATVARGRRIFYTTPLKA; via the exons ATGGTGGTCGTGGCAACCGCCCCCGCCACCAGCACTCCATTCATTCTCTCACTCCTTCCAACTCGCCACACTCCTCTCCCATTTACACGAGCCGCCACTACTCTCCCCTTCTCTCTTCTACTTCGCCACCGTTCGGTCCTCTCTTCCCTCCGTTTCCAAATCTCCTTTAAGTCCCCATCCTCTACGCTTCACGAGGCCGACGAAGACGAAGAAGGCGAACAAGATtttgaagaaaatgaagaagatgatgaattcgAATACGACGACGACGAAGATGTTGCTGCTGATGAATACGACGACGTTTCGAGCGAGGCGTACGATGGCGCCGTTTCCGACGAAGGCGAGGAAGCGTTCGAGGCTGCTAGACTTGGCAACGACGGAACGTTCAAGTGGCAGAGAGTTGAGAAGCTCTGCAAAGAGGTCAGGGAGTTTGGCTCCGATATCATCGACGTCGACGAACTTGCCTCCGTTTACGATTTCCGAATCGATAAGTTTCAG CGGCTGGCAATACACGCTTTTCTAAGAGGCTCATCGGTTGTGGTGTCGGCTCCAACGAGCAGCGGGAAGACTCTGATAGCGGAATCTGCG